From Actinomyces slackii, a single genomic window includes:
- a CDS encoding TolB-like translocation protein, with translation MGSAARAGGGRGAALLLALALPLGALVTGSPAQGEEAKKEDSDRPLQTVAADALPTVQIDGVVWDQEVVGTTVYAVGQFTSARPAGAAPGESETPRTNALAYDITTGEMLDWSPQVDAQILEVEASPDGSTIYLAGEFTQVGGEATARVGAVDASSGERKELGLGANSVVEAMDVSPDGSTLYLGGAFTELNGKDRARAAAVDLASGSVTDFAPKIADFSVRSIAVAPDNSAVTLGGSFTSVDGQATPGLALMGVDGTLRELGLADVVSSGGQFSGAMNLSGDDRGFYAVFYSGEGNFEGMLRADWQGGQIDLMADCHGDSYDVQPAGDIVYVASHAHDCSMIGGFPETNEPRQHWHAPAFSATARGTVQPSPEPHYASHTGQPAASVQQFFPEFAPGTHTGMTQATWTVEASRDYLVYGGEFTSVNGKPQQGLVRFARRHVAPNQEGPTDPGEPGIKASVTDSGEVELRIPYRRDRDDATLTYALYRDDTEGKTLEDYQAKTAVWNSKQRRAYWETGEVVARDTVEPGSTHTYVVVVWDQWGAWTRSETITLTAGEAPEDDDADQQDDDAEDDAGKGAGAARGADGAQPPEGAPEGQQPAVDPQGDAPEGAQRQPAEAQR, from the coding sequence GTGGGCAGCGCGGCCCGAGCGGGCGGGGGCCGAGGCGCGGCCCTGCTCCTGGCCCTGGCCCTTCCCCTGGGGGCGCTGGTGACCGGCAGCCCCGCCCAGGGGGAGGAGGCGAAGAAGGAGGACTCCGATCGTCCCCTTCAAACCGTCGCCGCCGACGCCCTGCCCACGGTCCAGATCGACGGCGTCGTCTGGGATCAGGAGGTTGTGGGCACCACGGTCTACGCCGTGGGCCAGTTCACCTCCGCCCGTCCGGCCGGGGCTGCGCCGGGTGAGAGCGAGACGCCGCGGACCAATGCGCTGGCCTATGACATCACCACCGGGGAGATGCTGGACTGGAGTCCCCAGGTCGATGCGCAGATCCTCGAGGTCGAGGCCTCGCCGGACGGCTCCACCATCTATCTGGCCGGGGAGTTCACCCAGGTGGGCGGCGAGGCCACAGCGCGGGTGGGTGCCGTTGACGCCTCCAGCGGTGAGCGCAAGGAGCTGGGGCTGGGGGCCAACAGCGTCGTCGAGGCCATGGATGTGTCCCCTGACGGCTCCACGCTCTACCTGGGCGGGGCCTTCACCGAGCTCAACGGCAAGGACCGCGCGAGGGCGGCCGCCGTCGATCTGGCATCCGGCTCGGTGACCGACTTCGCCCCGAAGATCGCCGACTTCTCCGTGCGCTCCATCGCCGTGGCCCCGGACAACTCGGCCGTGACCCTGGGGGGCTCCTTCACCTCGGTCGATGGCCAGGCCACTCCCGGCCTGGCGCTCATGGGGGTGGATGGCACGCTGCGCGAACTGGGCCTGGCCGACGTCGTCTCCTCGGGCGGGCAGTTCAGCGGCGCGATGAACCTGTCGGGGGACGATCGCGGCTTCTACGCCGTGTTCTACTCCGGGGAGGGGAACTTCGAGGGCATGCTGCGCGCCGACTGGCAGGGGGGCCAGATCGACCTCATGGCCGACTGCCATGGCGACTCCTATGACGTCCAGCCCGCCGGTGACATCGTCTATGTGGCCAGCCATGCCCATGACTGCTCGATGATCGGAGGGTTCCCCGAGACCAACGAGCCCCGCCAGCACTGGCACGCCCCCGCCTTCTCGGCCACGGCCAGGGGGACGGTCCAGCCCAGCCCCGAACCTCACTACGCCAGCCACACCGGTCAGCCCGCGGCCTCCGTGCAGCAGTTCTTCCCCGAGTTCGCTCCCGGGACTCACACCGGGATGACCCAGGCGACGTGGACGGTGGAGGCCAGTAGGGACTACCTGGTCTACGGAGGGGAGTTCACCAGCGTCAATGGCAAGCCCCAGCAGGGACTGGTGCGCTTCGCCCGCAGGCATGTGGCGCCCAATCAGGAGGGCCCCACCGATCCCGGCGAGCCGGGCATCAAGGCCTCGGTGACCGACTCGGGCGAGGTGGAGCTGCGCATCCCCTACAGGCGCGACCGTGATGACGCCACCCTGACCTACGCCCTCTATCGTGACGACACCGAGGGCAAGACCCTGGAGGACTACCAGGCCAAGACCGCCGTGTGGAACTCCAAGCAGAGGCGCGCCTACTGGGAGACCGGAGAGGTCGTGGCCCGCGACACGGTGGAGCCGGGGTCCACTCACACCTACGTGGTGGTGGTCTGGGATCAGTGGGGGGCGTGGACGCGCTCCGAGACGATCACCCTGACGGCGGGTGAGGCGCCCGAGGACGACGATGCCGATCAGCAGGACGACGACGCCGAGGACGATGCTGGCAAGGGGGCCGGGGCCGCTCGGGGCGCGGACGGCGCGCAGCCCCCGGAGGGGGCCCCTGAGGGCCAGCAGCCAGCCGTCGACCCGCAGGGCGATGCTCCCGAGGGGGCTCAGCGCCAGCCGGCCGAGGCGCAGCGGTGA
- a CDS encoding DUF1972 domain-containing protein: MIGTRGVPARYGGFETAIEEVGQRLAARGHQVLVYCRNPEPGTPLPRTYLGMRLVELPAVKNRSLETLSHTALSVAHLLRRVPPDAAFVFNAANAPFLPALRAARIPVATHVDGLEWRRGKWGPTGQRYYRAAEAAAVRFSDALIADAQGIADYYAEEFTAPTELIAYGAPRVRADAARLAELGLESKAFHLVVARFEVENHVDVIVEGYAGSGARMPLVVVGSAPYADEYTARITSLADSRVRLLGGVWDQDLLDALYCGALTYLHGHSVGGTNPSLLRAIGAATAVDAFDVSFNREVLGPAGRYWSTPQEVAGLIESAEAGAPAQVERGRQSLERAALYDWDDVAARYEELARHLATTGPVRHRPSGRRTGKVPR, encoded by the coding sequence ATGATCGGCACCCGCGGCGTCCCCGCGCGCTACGGGGGCTTCGAGACGGCGATCGAGGAGGTCGGACAGCGCCTGGCCGCGCGCGGCCATCAGGTCCTGGTCTACTGCCGCAACCCCGAGCCGGGCACCCCTCTGCCCCGCACCTACCTGGGCATGCGCCTGGTGGAGCTGCCGGCGGTCAAGAACAGGAGCCTGGAGACCCTGAGCCACACGGCCCTGTCCGTGGCCCACCTCCTGCGCCGGGTGCCCCCGGATGCCGCCTTCGTCTTCAATGCCGCCAACGCCCCCTTCCTGCCGGCGCTGCGAGCCGCGCGCATCCCCGTGGCCACCCATGTTGACGGCCTGGAGTGGCGGCGCGGCAAGTGGGGCCCCACGGGCCAGCGCTACTACCGGGCCGCCGAGGCCGCCGCGGTGCGCTTCTCCGACGCGCTCATCGCCGATGCCCAGGGCATCGCCGACTACTACGCCGAGGAGTTCACCGCCCCCACCGAGCTCATCGCCTACGGCGCCCCCCGGGTTCGGGCCGACGCCGCCCGCCTGGCCGAGCTGGGCCTGGAGTCCAAGGCCTTCCACCTGGTGGTGGCGCGCTTCGAGGTGGAGAACCACGTCGACGTCATCGTCGAGGGCTATGCGGGCTCCGGGGCGCGGATGCCGCTGGTCGTCGTCGGCTCAGCCCCCTACGCCGATGAGTACACCGCCCGGATCACCTCCCTGGCCGACTCCCGGGTGCGCCTCCTGGGGGGCGTGTGGGACCAGGACCTGCTGGACGCGCTGTACTGCGGGGCGCTGACCTACCTGCACGGCCACTCGGTGGGCGGCACCAATCCCTCCCTGCTGCGGGCCATCGGCGCGGCCACGGCGGTGGATGCCTTCGACGTCTCCTTCAACCGCGAGGTGCTGGGCCCGGCCGGCCGCTACTGGTCGACCCCCCAGGAGGTGGCCGGCCTCATCGAGTCCGCCGAGGCCGGCGCCCCCGCCCAGGTGGAGCGGGGCCGCCAGAGCCTGGAGCGCGCCGCCCTCTACGACTGGGATGACGTGGCCGCCCGCTACGAGGAGCTGGCCCGGCACCTGGCCACGACGGGCCCCGTGCGCCATCGCCCCTCGGGGCGCCGCACCGGGAAGGTGCCGCGATGA
- a CDS encoding glycosyltransferase family 4 protein — protein sequence MSRILVAHPSPDLYGSDWQLVETIHGLIEAGHRVNAALPLDGPLVPVLREAGAHVAVLPFTVLRKALMSPRGLAGLSLRSGPEIARLRALIRASGADLVLSNTVTIPWWPVAARAAGVPVLAHVHEAEDTQHRIIRTGLNAPLLAADRIVANSGAARRALLGVQPSLAGRTIVVHNGVAGPPRPPAPLRARGPEDPFRIAMVGRLSPRKGVDVALEAVALLRHQGVDASLTVCGSIFPGYEWYEAELRERAGAADLAGHVALAGYVRPTWPVLEEADAVVVPSRAEPFGNTAVEAMHAARPLVASRVQGLAEVVADEATGLLVEPESPAALAGALGRLARDPQAAADLAERGAIEAAERFSTAGYRATMAGIVADLLRR from the coding sequence ATGAGCCGGATCCTGGTGGCCCACCCCTCCCCCGATCTCTACGGCTCGGACTGGCAACTGGTCGAGACCATCCATGGCCTCATCGAGGCGGGGCACCGGGTCAACGCGGCCCTGCCCCTGGACGGCCCCCTGGTCCCCGTGCTGCGCGAGGCCGGGGCGCATGTGGCCGTGCTGCCCTTCACCGTGCTGCGCAAGGCCCTCATGAGCCCGCGGGGCCTGGCCGGCCTGAGCCTGCGCTCCGGGCCGGAGATCGCCCGGCTGCGCGCCCTCATCCGCGCCTCGGGCGCCGATCTGGTCCTGAGCAACACGGTGACCATCCCCTGGTGGCCGGTGGCGGCCCGTGCCGCAGGCGTGCCGGTCCTGGCCCATGTCCACGAGGCCGAGGACACCCAGCACCGCATCATCCGCACCGGGCTCAACGCCCCGCTCCTGGCCGCCGACCGCATCGTGGCCAACTCGGGGGCGGCGCGCCGCGCCCTGCTGGGCGTCCAGCCCTCTCTGGCGGGGCGCACCATCGTCGTGCACAACGGCGTGGCCGGCCCTCCCCGGCCGCCCGCCCCGCTGCGCGCTCGCGGGCCCGAGGACCCCTTCCGCATCGCCATGGTCGGGCGCCTGTCCCCCCGCAAGGGCGTGGATGTGGCGCTGGAGGCCGTGGCCCTGCTGCGCCACCAGGGCGTGGACGCCTCGCTGACGGTCTGCGGCTCGATCTTCCCCGGATACGAGTGGTATGAGGCAGAGCTGCGCGAGCGCGCCGGGGCGGCGGACCTGGCCGGCCATGTGGCCCTGGCCGGCTATGTGCGCCCCACGTGGCCGGTGCTGGAGGAGGCCGACGCCGTCGTCGTGCCCTCCCGGGCAGAGCCCTTCGGCAATACGGCCGTCGAGGCCATGCACGCCGCCCGCCCACTGGTCGCCTCCCGGGTCCAGGGGCTGGCGGAGGTCGTGGCCGATGAGGCCACCGGCCTGCTCGTGGAGCCGGAGAGCCCGGCCGCCCTGGCCGGCGCCCTGGGTCGCCTGGCACGCGATCCGCAGGCAGCCGCCGATCTGGCTGAGCGCGGCGCTATCGAGGCCGCCGAGCGCTTCTCCACCGCCGGCTACCGGGCCACCATGGCCGGGATCGTCGCCGATCTGCTGCGGCGCTGA
- a CDS encoding O-fucosyltransferase family protein, whose product MPMTSPRGGRKALLIYTGRRDGLGNRVRALLSAQALAEAEDRELLYVWSTDAHFGPHMDDLWHFDAGRSVPWQVSRAMSPLFPLRDPRGTVIDERLRASRLWQIRSRGLPVTWSDPAWQEGAGGPRHWTEALRDLRPVDAIAERVGAIFDEHLRSRPYVGVQVRTHAVSHARTIETSPVEWFAQRMRQIRAEHPDVPFFLSCDTVGAQARLMQEFSGCVALEDKGGYNTTAGVRSALTDLYLLASAQHLVGAAHSSFVEMAVFLCDGVVPFERPDQPLEGPVDLSLALVDDPLRPAER is encoded by the coding sequence ATGCCCATGACCTCACCTCGTGGCGGCCGAAAGGCCCTGCTCATCTACACCGGTCGGCGCGACGGCCTGGGAAACCGGGTGCGCGCGCTGCTGTCCGCCCAGGCCCTGGCCGAGGCCGAGGACCGCGAGCTGCTCTACGTGTGGAGCACCGACGCGCATTTCGGTCCGCATATGGATGACCTGTGGCATTTCGACGCCGGTCGCTCGGTGCCCTGGCAGGTCTCGCGCGCGATGTCCCCGCTCTTCCCCCTGCGCGACCCGCGCGGCACGGTCATCGACGAGCGGCTGCGGGCATCGCGACTATGGCAGATCCGCTCCCGCGGTCTCCCGGTGACATGGAGCGATCCGGCCTGGCAGGAGGGCGCCGGGGGGCCGCGCCACTGGACCGAGGCCCTGCGCGACCTGCGCCCCGTGGATGCCATCGCCGAGCGGGTGGGGGCGATCTTCGATGAGCACCTGCGCTCCCGGCCCTATGTGGGCGTGCAGGTGCGCACGCATGCCGTGTCCCATGCGCGGACCATCGAGACCTCCCCGGTGGAGTGGTTCGCCCAGCGCATGCGCCAGATCCGTGCCGAGCACCCGGATGTCCCCTTCTTCCTGTCCTGCGACACCGTCGGGGCCCAGGCCCGCCTCATGCAGGAGTTCAGCGGCTGCGTGGCCCTGGAGGACAAGGGCGGCTACAACACCACCGCTGGGGTGCGCTCGGCGCTGACCGATCTCTACCTCCTGGCCTCGGCCCAGCACCTCGTCGGCGCGGCCCACTCGAGCTTTGTCGAGATGGCCGTCTTCCTGTGCGACGGCGTCGTGCCCTTCGAGCGGCCCGACCAGCCCCTGGAGGGACCGGTGGATCTCAGCCTGGCACTGGTGGACGACCCGCTGCGCCCCGCCGAGCGCTGA
- a CDS encoding CDP-alcohol phosphatidyltransferase family protein: MTASVAENIRALSRAQKSNAGAPLYSRIINRPAGRVLAAVAHRWGMTPDQVTALSAACTYTGIALIALWRPSVLAAVSTALLLMLGYALDAADGQLARLRHGGSRAGEWLDHVADSIKLATIHTAIAIALFRFTEVPDAALLVPLAFGAVQSVHFFSYILTYQLRHHGGTPLARDEARPGLLKSVLSVPTDYGLMCFVLMIRFEPVVFLWVYGIMLLGYAAYLAAALPKWYLELRASS, from the coding sequence ATGACGGCCAGTGTCGCCGAGAACATCCGGGCGCTGTCGCGCGCGCAGAAGTCCAATGCGGGCGCGCCCCTGTACTCGCGGATCATCAACCGCCCCGCAGGAAGGGTCTTGGCCGCCGTCGCCCACCGATGGGGGATGACCCCGGATCAGGTCACCGCGCTGTCGGCCGCCTGCACCTACACGGGCATCGCCCTGATCGCCCTGTGGAGGCCCAGCGTCCTCGCCGCGGTCTCCACCGCCCTGCTGCTCATGCTCGGCTATGCCCTCGACGCCGCTGACGGCCAGCTCGCCCGGCTGCGCCATGGCGGGTCCCGGGCGGGGGAGTGGCTCGATCACGTCGCCGACTCCATCAAGCTGGCCACCATCCACACGGCCATCGCCATCGCCCTGTTCCGCTTCACCGAGGTCCCCGATGCCGCCCTGCTCGTGCCCCTGGCCTTCGGGGCGGTCCAGAGCGTCCACTTCTTCAGCTACATCCTCACCTATCAGCTGCGCCACCACGGCGGCACCCCCCTGGCCCGGGATGAGGCCAGGCCCGGGCTGCTCAAGTCCGTGCTCTCAGTGCCCACCGACTACGGGCTCATGTGCTTCGTGCTCATGATCCGCTTCGAGCCGGTGGTCTTCCTGTGGGTCTACGGGATCATGCTGCTGGGCTACGCGGCCTATCTGGCAGCGGCGCTGCCCAAGTGGTACCTCGAGCTGCGCGCCTCCTCCTGA
- a CDS encoding oligosaccharide flippase family protein: MTSPGGGSKRAGAWSSVGRAAGAKMVVMVLTGLFGLINTRLIIGHFGADAYAQYGLLASFPTLMPFTDLGIGAVILNTVAGSADPSRDSAVRRTVTTAIRALLASALIISTVAVVIGLMGLWPALLGAKLMEGGGATATICLIIYAMALPLSVGQRIVIGLGRSATQVISQGLVSPAMSCMLLAVIVARLEAGNAVSVLSYAANTLVSIVCVVVAWRITSPMLRQAVRDVPRLRSVRGVPIRSTAGPQLLMSLAIPIAFQTDRLLLSHLGRSEALAQYNLASTLFNLLTQTVMVAGVAMWPMFARARARGQIESPFAPAAFFGGGGLLAGLCLAALTPWAARLLSDGEIRLPAILVLSFATYVAVEAAKQPLGMYMTDPRGLRFQVIPVLVLVPANFVISWSLIGPFGAAGPILGSVISVVLCQLLPFGWWVHRDVARRRREAADDEQQDGEGPAKPADPTDPADPADPVDSAGSAAEGGDGAAVRPDRAADAAQDAGRGDTDSVPRRPDPSRP; this comes from the coding sequence ATGACAAGCCCTGGCGGTGGTTCCAAGCGAGCCGGGGCCTGGTCCTCCGTGGGCCGGGCCGCCGGGGCCAAGATGGTGGTCATGGTGCTCACCGGCCTGTTCGGGCTGATCAACACGCGTTTGATCATCGGCCACTTCGGCGCCGACGCCTACGCCCAGTACGGTCTGCTGGCCTCCTTCCCCACGCTCATGCCCTTCACGGACCTGGGCATCGGGGCGGTCATCCTCAACACGGTGGCGGGCTCAGCCGACCCCTCCCGTGACTCCGCGGTGCGCCGCACCGTCACCACCGCCATTCGCGCCCTGCTGGCCTCGGCGCTCATCATCTCCACCGTGGCCGTGGTGATCGGCCTGATGGGGCTGTGGCCCGCCCTGCTGGGCGCCAAGCTCATGGAGGGCGGCGGGGCCACCGCCACGATCTGCCTCATCATCTACGCCATGGCGCTGCCGCTGTCAGTGGGCCAGCGCATCGTCATCGGGCTGGGCCGCTCGGCCACTCAGGTCATCAGCCAGGGACTGGTCTCCCCGGCCATGAGCTGCATGCTGCTGGCCGTCATCGTTGCTCGCCTGGAGGCGGGCAACGCCGTGTCTGTCCTGTCCTACGCGGCCAACACCCTGGTCTCCATCGTCTGCGTGGTCGTGGCCTGGCGGATCACCAGCCCCATGCTCCGCCAGGCGGTGCGCGATGTCCCCCGCCTGCGCTCGGTGCGCGGCGTGCCCATCCGGTCCACCGCGGGCCCCCAGCTCCTCATGTCCCTGGCCATCCCCATCGCCTTCCAGACCGACCGCCTGCTGCTGTCCCACCTGGGCCGCTCCGAGGCCCTGGCCCAGTACAACCTGGCCTCGACCCTCTTCAACCTCCTGACTCAGACGGTGATGGTCGCCGGGGTCGCCATGTGGCCGATGTTCGCCCGCGCCCGAGCCCGCGGGCAGATCGAGAGCCCCTTCGCCCCGGCCGCCTTCTTCGGGGGCGGGGGGCTGCTGGCGGGCCTGTGCCTGGCAGCCCTGACGCCCTGGGCGGCCCGCCTGCTCTCCGACGGCGAGATCCGGCTGCCGGCCATCCTCGTGCTCTCCTTCGCGACCTACGTGGCCGTCGAGGCCGCCAAGCAGCCCCTGGGGATGTACATGACCGACCCGCGTGGTCTGAGATTCCAGGTCATCCCGGTGCTCGTGCTGGTGCCTGCCAATTTCGTGATCTCCTGGAGCCTCATCGGCCCCTTCGGCGCCGCCGGCCCGATCCTGGGATCAGTGATCTCCGTGGTGCTGTGCCAGCTGCTGCCCTTCGGCTGGTGGGTGCACCGCGATGTGGCCAGGCGCCGCAGGGAGGCGGCCGACGACGAGCAGCAGGACGGCGAAGGGCCCGCGAAGCCGGCTGACCCCACCGATCCTGCCGATCCTGCCGACCCGGTCGATTCAGCCGGCTCAGCCGCTGAAGGCGGCGATGGGGCCGCGGTCCGCCCGGACCGGGCCGCCGATGCGGCTCAGGATGCCGGGCGGGGCGATACTGACTCCGTGCCCCGCCGGCCCGACCCCAGCCGGCCATGA
- a CDS encoding sugar transferase, giving the protein MTTSTLTLPRAEQQQRAASAPGATLTTVPRSPWARMRTDLVIWLVLSDLSAVALPAWLATFIVGPWQAWPVAAIGLLATLISWFLGSLGMDPVEQGALSTGRLVSAAVIATPAALLLGGALPGPSITGTGMVAALALQTTLALIGRMVESGWLRRRRMEGHGLRRTLVVMGSGAQPMLTQLRRHPVDGFLIVGYLSSGEDRSVRTAAAVRDPEHIATTVRSERIDSVMTVGSVLPDDLVTIMRGLEGTSVRLIVAPGLQDVVPSRMRGLSVTHGWTGLIAVQTRRTRALGKAIFDRIVGFLILTAASPVLALTALAVRLDSPGPAFYTQTRVGLEGEHFTMWKFRSMHIDSDARRREVVTSGGDAGNEVMFKDRRDPRITRVGRIIRRLSIDELPQLFNVVLGDMSLVGPRPALPHEVEQYDDEALRRLLVKPGMTGLWQVSGRSDLSWASTVALDRHYVENRGGALDAQIFLSTLRAVIGGKGAY; this is encoded by the coding sequence TTGACTACTTCGACACTGACGCTGCCCCGCGCTGAGCAGCAGCAGCGAGCCGCATCGGCACCTGGGGCGACTCTGACCACTGTGCCACGCAGTCCCTGGGCGCGCATGCGCACGGACCTGGTCATCTGGCTGGTGCTCTCCGACCTGAGCGCGGTGGCCCTGCCGGCCTGGCTCGCCACCTTCATCGTCGGACCCTGGCAGGCCTGGCCGGTTGCCGCGATCGGGCTTCTGGCCACGCTGATCTCGTGGTTCCTGGGCTCTTTGGGCATGGACCCCGTCGAGCAGGGCGCGCTGAGCACCGGGCGCCTCGTGTCCGCCGCCGTGATCGCCACGCCGGCGGCCCTCCTGCTGGGTGGAGCGCTCCCCGGGCCGTCCATCACCGGCACCGGCATGGTGGCCGCGCTCGCCCTGCAGACGACCCTGGCCCTCATCGGCCGGATGGTGGAGTCCGGATGGCTGCGCCGCCGCCGGATGGAGGGCCACGGCCTGCGCCGCACCCTGGTGGTCATGGGCTCCGGCGCTCAGCCCATGCTCACTCAGCTGCGCCGCCACCCCGTGGACGGCTTCCTCATCGTGGGATACCTCTCCTCCGGCGAGGACCGCAGCGTGCGCACCGCCGCTGCCGTGCGCGACCCCGAGCACATCGCCACCACGGTGCGCAGCGAGCGGATCGACTCGGTCATGACAGTCGGCTCGGTGCTGCCCGACGACCTGGTGACGATCATGCGGGGCCTGGAGGGCACCTCCGTGCGCCTCATCGTGGCCCCGGGTCTGCAGGACGTGGTGCCCAGCCGTATGCGCGGCCTGTCGGTCACCCACGGCTGGACCGGGCTCATCGCCGTCCAGACGCGGCGCACCCGCGCCCTGGGCAAGGCGATCTTCGACCGCATCGTCGGATTCCTCATCCTGACCGCGGCCTCCCCCGTCCTGGCGCTCACCGCCCTGGCCGTGCGCCTGGACTCCCCCGGCCCCGCCTTCTACACCCAGACCCGAGTGGGGCTCGAGGGCGAGCACTTCACCATGTGGAAGTTCCGCTCCATGCACATCGACTCCGATGCCCGCCGTCGTGAAGTGGTCACGTCCGGTGGCGACGCCGGCAACGAGGTCATGTTCAAGGACCGCCGCGACCCGCGCATCACCCGCGTGGGCAGGATCATTCGCCGCCTGTCCATTGACGAGCTGCCCCAGCTGTTCAACGTGGTCCTGGGCGACATGTCCCTCGTGGGCCCGCGTCCCGCCCTGCCCCACGAGGTGGAGCAGTACGACGACGAGGCCCTGCGCCGCCTGCTGGTCAAGCCCGGCATGACCGGCCTGTGGCAGGTCTCGGGGCGCTCGGACCTGTCCTGGGCCTCGACGGTGGCCCTGGACCGCCACTACGTGGAGAACCGCGGCGGCGCCCTGGACGCCCAGATCTTCCTGAGCACCCTGCGAGCCGTCATCGGCGGGAAGGGCGCCTACTGA
- a CDS encoding adenylyltransferase/cytidyltransferase family protein, with the protein MIVGYVPGGFDMLHVGHLNILTVAAQRCDHLIAGVATDESLERMKGRSPIVPLVERMAMVTAMRMVDTVVPDFDQDKRLAWHRNPFDVLFKGSDWEGTDKGRRLEAEMAEVGARVIYLPYTPTTSSTMLRRTLTQQVAARHPQEVM; encoded by the coding sequence ATGATCGTGGGATACGTTCCCGGCGGCTTCGACATGCTCCATGTCGGCCACCTCAACATCCTCACCGTCGCCGCCCAGCGCTGCGACCACCTCATCGCCGGGGTGGCCACGGATGAGTCCCTGGAGCGGATGAAGGGCCGCAGCCCCATCGTCCCCCTGGTCGAGCGGATGGCCATGGTGACCGCCATGCGGATGGTCGACACCGTCGTGCCTGACTTCGATCAGGACAAGCGCCTGGCCTGGCACCGCAATCCCTTCGATGTCCTGTTCAAGGGCAGCGACTGGGAGGGCACCGACAAGGGTCGCCGCCTCGAGGCTGAGATGGCAGAGGTAGGCGCCCGCGTCATCTACCTGCCCTACACCCCGACCACCTCGTCCACCATGCTGCGACGAACCCTGACCCAGCAGGTCGCAGCCCGTCACCCCCAAGAGGTCATGTGA